In one window of Episyrphus balteatus chromosome 3, idEpiBalt1.1, whole genome shotgun sequence DNA:
- the LOC129914818 gene encoding protein takeout-like — protein sequence MVSRNVFVSTLLCLVLTIGTHCFPPDIEQCKAGDTECIRLSSVHLIQKFSKVGYPAAGFPVLEPFALNKFDITDGRSGSLSFKLHFKDVLVGGLSNVNIEKMVGFTADPKTSKFELYGSFPKLTLRGKYTADGRILILPIQGDGDADITIIKPKLSVKFKPSLKAQGDKTYLGIDKLKILLEPQSVQIKLTNLFHGDKTLGDNLNTFLNENWSDVWTELQPSIHVAISEIVRSVAVNVFAKFPYEDLYLK from the exons atggTTTCGCGAAATGTGTTTGTTTCAACATTGCTGTGTTTGGTGCTCACAATAGGAACACACTGTTTTC ccCCCGATATTGAACAGTGTAAAGCTGGAGATACAGAGTGCATACGTCTATCATCAGTTCATCTAATACAGAAATTCTCAAAGGTAGGCTATCCGGCAGCCGGTTTCCCAGTTCTCGAACCTTTTGCACTCAATAAGTTCGATATCACTGATGGCAGATCGGGgtctttaagttttaaattgcaCTTCAAGGATGTATTAGTCGGTGGATTGTCAaatgttaatattgaaaaaatggt TGGCTTTACAGCAGATccaaaaacaagcaaatttgAATTATATGGCAGTTTTCCAAAATTGACATTACGCGGCAAATACACAGCTGACGGTCGCATATTAATCCTTCCAATTCAAGGTGATGGAGATGCTGACATAACTATTATCAAACCTAAATTATCGGTTAAATTTAAGCCAAGCTTGAAGGCTCAAGGTGACAAGACTTACTTGGGCAttgataaattgaaaattcttCTTGAACCACAATC AGTTCAAATAaaacttacaaatttattcCATGGTGACAAAACATTGGGAGATAATTTGAATACATTCTTGAATGAAAATTGGAGTGACGTTTGGACTGAATTACAGCCATCGATTCATGTGGCTATATCTGAAATTGTTCGAAGTGTTGCGGTGAATGTTTTCGCCAAATTCCCCTACGAAGATTTGTATCTTaagtaa